A stretch of Verrucomicrobiota bacterium DNA encodes these proteins:
- the rsmD gene encoding 16S rRNA (guanine(966)-N(2))-methyltransferase RsmD, translating into MRITGGQAGGRILKVPKGFDVRPTPDLVKQAVFNSLGGRVVGAYVLELFAGTGALSLECLSRGAARAVCVEKAHRHAQAIRQNLQTASLSAEKLDVRVQDVFVAIAQLTAAERRFDLILADPPYGEKNVGRRSTSFAQRLLDDTNLPRLLATGGLFVLGHTKRDTLSIPDDWHEVKALKHGDSLMRFFHLPELHEKPKTEMVKI; encoded by the coding sequence ATGCGCATCACAGGCGGCCAAGCCGGCGGACGGATATTGAAAGTGCCCAAGGGATTCGACGTGCGCCCCACGCCGGACCTCGTCAAACAAGCTGTTTTCAACAGCCTCGGCGGGCGCGTCGTTGGCGCGTACGTGCTGGAACTGTTTGCGGGCACTGGCGCGTTGAGTCTGGAATGTCTCAGTCGCGGCGCGGCACGGGCCGTTTGCGTGGAAAAGGCCCATCGTCACGCGCAGGCCATCCGACAAAATCTGCAAACCGCATCGCTGTCCGCGGAGAAGCTGGATGTGCGCGTTCAGGATGTGTTTGTCGCCATCGCGCAATTGACCGCCGCCGAGCGCCGGTTTGATCTGATCCTTGCCGACCCGCCTTACGGCGAAAAAAACGTTGGCCGCCGGTCCACTTCATTTGCGCAACGGCTGCTGGATGACACAAACCTTCCCAGACTGCTCGCTACCGGCGGGCTATTCGTGCTTGGCCACACCAAACGCGATACGTTGAGCATTCCCGATGATTGGCACGAAGTGAAAGCACTGAAGCACGGTGACAGCCTGATGCGTTTTTTTCATTTACCGGAGCTGCATGAAAAGCCGAAAACTGAAATGGTGAAAATCTGA
- a CDS encoding protease modulator HflK has product MDQKIQKKGLINFLLLLVAALSSFAVGRYGHLLAGQVSVIFLGLGVLVAAVSWFQMRLEESERLEKLEFDELAKSASRSALFNAADAEVFPAQRARQQFERIVVPGFTVILFLAQAGGAYWAWRWLEKITVLPLKQPLVALGLYAFFFLFLFLFGKFSAGIARLEGQRLLRPGAGHLLLNAYLCFVVAGSIAAVEAGFPKVDLYVARVLCGLLTLIAVETAINLVLEIYRPRVKGKVERPLYESRLVGLLSQPEGLITTAAQALDYQFGFKVSETWFYKTLAEKLPAFVLGLVGVLLFSTCIIFLEPGEQGLLERFGKPVTNRPVLNSGPHLKFPWPIDSVYRFRTREIHSLNVGFVPDPQREKERTVLWTVPHYKTEFNLLVASREPLAGTSTNQAAGERAVPVNLLTVSIPVQYQIADVRAWAYNHEDPTNLLEELATREVVLYLVGVDLIDIMSTGREKAAAELRDRIQARAEELKLGVNILLVGLQDVHPPVKVADAYQAVVGALQQVQTNILAAEGYRAKTLPLARAEAQKMVREAEADALRRTIGATAQAAQFTNQMAAYAASPDVYPQRLYLQTLARASGTTRKYIIAPTNTTEVIQLDLQDKLRPDLLDVTVPPAGK; this is encoded by the coding sequence ATGGATCAAAAAATTCAAAAGAAAGGGCTGATCAATTTTCTGCTGCTGTTGGTGGCGGCGTTGTCCAGTTTCGCGGTCGGCCGTTACGGACATTTGCTCGCCGGACAGGTCAGCGTAATCTTCTTGGGACTGGGCGTGCTCGTGGCCGCGGTGAGTTGGTTCCAGATGCGGTTGGAAGAAAGCGAACGGCTGGAGAAGCTGGAGTTTGACGAACTCGCGAAGTCCGCCTCTCGTTCGGCGCTGTTCAACGCTGCGGACGCTGAAGTCTTTCCGGCGCAACGGGCGCGTCAACAGTTCGAACGGATTGTCGTGCCGGGGTTCACGGTGATTTTGTTCCTGGCCCAGGCTGGTGGCGCGTACTGGGCCTGGCGCTGGTTGGAAAAAATCACTGTGCTGCCGCTCAAACAGCCGCTGGTCGCACTGGGATTGTACGCCTTCTTTTTCCTCTTCCTCTTTCTGTTCGGCAAATTCTCGGCTGGCATTGCGCGTTTGGAAGGTCAGCGGCTGTTGCGGCCGGGTGCGGGGCATTTGTTGTTGAACGCTTACTTGTGTTTCGTCGTCGCGGGCAGCATCGCCGCCGTGGAAGCCGGATTTCCGAAAGTTGATTTGTATGTCGCGCGGGTGCTGTGTGGCCTGTTGACGTTGATCGCCGTGGAGACGGCGATTAACCTGGTCCTGGAAATCTATCGCCCGCGGGTCAAGGGGAAGGTCGAGCGCCCACTTTACGAAAGTCGCTTGGTTGGCTTGCTCAGTCAGCCGGAGGGATTGATCACCACGGCGGCGCAGGCGCTGGATTATCAATTCGGCTTCAAAGTTTCGGAGACGTGGTTTTACAAGACGCTGGCGGAAAAACTGCCGGCCTTTGTGCTCGGACTCGTCGGCGTGCTGCTGTTCTCCACCTGCATCATTTTTCTGGAACCAGGCGAACAAGGTTTGCTCGAGCGATTCGGAAAACCGGTCACCAACCGGCCGGTGCTGAATTCAGGTCCGCATCTGAAATTTCCCTGGCCGATTGACAGCGTCTATCGCTTTCGCACGCGTGAAATCCATAGTCTGAATGTCGGCTTCGTGCCCGATCCACAACGGGAGAAGGAGCGGACGGTTTTGTGGACGGTGCCGCATTACAAAACCGAATTCAATCTCCTGGTCGCCAGCCGCGAGCCGCTTGCGGGCACGTCCACCAATCAAGCTGCCGGTGAACGCGCCGTGCCGGTCAATCTCCTCACCGTCAGCATTCCCGTGCAATACCAGATCGCCGACGTGCGCGCCTGGGCTTACAACCACGAAGACCCCACCAATTTGCTGGAGGAACTGGCCACGCGCGAAGTCGTCCTGTACCTCGTCGGCGTGGACTTGATTGACATCATGTCCACCGGACGGGAGAAGGCTGCGGCGGAATTGCGCGACCGCATCCAGGCCCGCGCCGAAGAACTGAAACTGGGCGTGAATATTTTGCTCGTGGGATTGCAGGACGTTCATCCGCCCGTGAAAGTGGCGGACGCTTATCAGGCGGTGGTGGGCGCGCTGCAACAAGTTCAAACGAACATTCTGGCTGCGGAGGGTTACCGGGCTAAAACTCTCCCGCTGGCCCGGGCCGAGGCGCAGAAAATGGTTCGCGAAGCTGAAGCGGACGCGTTACGCCGGACGATCGGCGCTACTGCGCAGGCCGCGCAGTTCACCAACCAGATGGCGGCTTATGCGGCCTCGCCCGACGTTTACCCGCAGCGGCTTTATCTACAAACACTGGCCAGGGCCAGCGGCACCACCCGCAAATACATCATCGCCCCTACCAACACGACCGAAGTCATCCAACTCGATTTACAAGACAAGTTGCGGCCGGATCTGCTGGACGTGACCGTGCCGCCGGCCGGCAAATGA
- a CDS encoding protease modulator HflC — protein MKRNYLNLTIGLILLLVFVALLFCFQVRQTEIALVTTFGKPTRTITEPRAFPYFKWPWPIQKVQKFDKRIQNFEEKFEETLTKDSYNITITVYAGWSISDPTIFRERFNDSVARAESELTTLLRSAKSAVVGQHPFSHFISTDEKELKFREIESEMLDRVKGVAKDNYGIDIRFLGIKQLGLPESITQKVFDRMKEERQRFVQKLQAEGDAKASDIRSAANRERAEIITKAEAEVTELRGKAEAEAAKSLAVFKENPELAVFLLKINALEQSLKERSTLVLDQRTPPFDLLDSGAQGATKPPGKK, from the coding sequence ATGAAACGAAATTATCTGAACCTGACCATCGGCTTGATTCTCCTGCTGGTATTCGTCGCGCTGCTGTTTTGCTTCCAGGTGCGGCAGACGGAAATCGCGCTCGTCACCACGTTCGGCAAACCCACCCGAACCATCACTGAACCGAGGGCATTTCCATATTTCAAATGGCCCTGGCCAATTCAAAAAGTTCAGAAGTTCGACAAGCGCATCCAGAACTTCGAGGAAAAATTCGAGGAGACGCTCACCAAGGACAGTTACAACATTACCATCACCGTTTATGCCGGCTGGAGCATCAGCGACCCGACCATTTTCCGCGAGCGTTTCAACGATTCGGTTGCCCGGGCCGAGAGCGAACTGACCACACTCTTGCGCAGCGCCAAGAGCGCCGTGGTCGGCCAGCATCCGTTCTCGCATTTCATTTCCACCGACGAAAAGGAACTTAAGTTTAGGGAGATCGAGAGCGAAATGCTAGACAGGGTCAAAGGCGTTGCCAAAGACAACTACGGCATCGACATTCGTTTTCTCGGCATCAAACAACTCGGTTTGCCGGAGAGCATCACGCAAAAAGTTTTCGACCGCATGAAGGAAGAACGCCAACGCTTCGTGCAGAAACTTCAGGCCGAAGGCGACGCGAAGGCGAGCGACATCCGCAGCGCCGCCAACCGTGAACGCGCCGAGATCATCACCAAGGCCGAGGCCGAGGTTACGGAACTGCGCGGGAAAGCGGAAGCCGAAGCGGCCAAATCGCTGGCCGTGTTCAAGGAAAATCCGGAACTCGCGGTTTTTCTGCTCAAGATCAACGCGCTCGAACAAAGTCTGAAAGAACGTTCCACGCTGGTTTTGGACCAGCGCACCCCGCCGTTTGATTTGTTGGATTCCGGCGCGCAGGGCGCCACGAAACCACCCGGCAAGAAATAA
- a CDS encoding protease modulator HflK encodes MSDERNHLHDDPAHKPERGQPSASTEPPVTAEDAGSQALADALRSSFFFVKAIMVVLVVIFFGSGVFSVPPQEKAIILRFGKPVGTTEEQLLGPGLHWAFPKPIDEVVKIPIGQIQTVTSTVGWYATTPEAELAGTEAPAGPSLNPAIDGYTLTADGNIIHVRATLGYRIKDPLAYAFDFFSLSNVVQNVLNNALLYVSARTTVDSALLNNAGFKEKILARVTEQIAALKLGITLQPGEVKVIPPRYVKPAFDEVLAANVNYNTVVNKAQGEAGAVLSKARGEANAILNTGQSDRTRLLQSVAADAKAFTEQLPQYEKNPELFRQRILTETWQKILVASKDKFFLPERADGKPRELRLLLNREPAKEKTETPAKP; translated from the coding sequence ATGAGCGACGAACGCAATCATCTTCACGACGATCCGGCTCATAAACCTGAGCGCGGTCAACCGTCCGCATCGACGGAGCCGCCCGTCACGGCGGAAGACGCCGGTTCGCAGGCACTGGCGGACGCGTTGCGCAGCAGCTTCTTCTTTGTCAAAGCAATCATGGTCGTGCTGGTGGTCATCTTTTTCGGGTCGGGCGTCTTCTCCGTACCGCCACAGGAAAAGGCGATCATCCTGCGTTTCGGCAAACCGGTCGGGACGACGGAGGAACAGTTGCTGGGACCGGGATTGCACTGGGCGTTTCCCAAGCCGATTGACGAAGTTGTCAAGATTCCCATCGGCCAGATTCAAACTGTTACTTCCACTGTGGGCTGGTACGCCACCACGCCGGAAGCGGAACTGGCCGGCACCGAAGCTCCCGCCGGCCCATCGCTGAATCCCGCCATCGATGGCTACACGTTGACCGCCGATGGCAACATCATTCATGTGCGCGCCACGTTAGGGTATCGGATCAAAGACCCGCTGGCTTACGCATTCGATTTCTTTAGCCTCTCGAATGTCGTGCAGAACGTTTTGAACAACGCGCTGCTTTACGTCTCGGCGCGCACGACCGTGGACTCGGCGCTGTTAAACAACGCCGGATTCAAGGAGAAGATCCTGGCGCGCGTCACGGAACAAATCGCCGCGCTGAAACTCGGCATCACGCTCCAACCTGGCGAAGTCAAGGTCATCCCGCCGCGTTATGTGAAACCAGCCTTCGACGAAGTTTTGGCTGCCAACGTGAACTACAACACCGTGGTGAACAAGGCGCAAGGCGAGGCCGGCGCCGTGCTCAGCAAGGCGCGCGGTGAGGCCAACGCGATCCTCAACACCGGGCAATCCGACCGCACGCGCCTGTTGCAATCGGTCGCCGCCGATGCCAAGGCGTTCACCGAGCAACTGCCCCAGTACGAAAAAAATCCCGAACTGTTTCGCCAGCGTATTCTGACCGAAACGTGGCAGAAGATTTTAGTGGCTTCAAAGGACAAGTTCTTTCTGCCCGAACGCGCCGATGGAAAACCGCGCGAATTGCGGTTATTGTTAAACCGTGAGCCGGCCAAAGAAAAAACCGAAACCCCGGCCAAACCCTGA
- a CDS encoding cation-translocating P-type ATPase: protein MQVTSLLSQQEHTHDAECASCDHDHEHAPVRLQWTLVGLIFVINAFVVDWLFEQGHIVASASGMIGALVLGYPIVVTGIKDLRRGILSINELVSIAVLAAFASGDYKTAGVVAFFMLMGEIIETRTAEGARASIESLIKLTPTKARRIKGSHEEEVAASELVVGDVIRIRPGDNVAADGVIVNGQGSFNQATITGESLPVDKKPGDDVFAGTQNLTGVLEIRVTRAGQDTTLGRVRELILAAEKTKLPIMKIVDQYMSFYTPLVLVIGALVWAFTNDLNRVIAVLVVSCPCAFILATPTAMVAALSAAARLGILIKNVSDIEAAAKINAFVIDKTGTLTTGKLAVSRLAPLGDTPPAELLRLAATAEKYSNHPTAKALAELAQEAGVPLVEPKNFSETAGRGIKADVDGANVIVGRAQWLKDNGVTEDFMKSVDLNETEGFSLIFVARNGKCVGWIGLQDQTRSEAREALVELKESGVRRIAMISGDRQPVAARVAREIGCEEVVGDCLPQNKVEFVRATKAKGYRVAVVGDGVNDAPALAAGDIGIAMGAAGSEVAIHSATIALMNNDLRRLPFLIKLSRSTRAVINQNFLFGVFFIIGGLTLTAFGYIGPIIAAILHNAGSLIVIFNSARLVRKGEELEHYQPAPTEPTDRGNKHEAAGQLTPKMA from the coding sequence ATGCAAGTCACTTCATTATTGAGCCAGCAAGAACACACGCATGACGCCGAATGCGCCTCGTGCGATCACGACCACGAGCACGCTCCCGTCCGTCTGCAATGGACACTCGTCGGGCTGATCTTTGTCATTAATGCCTTTGTCGTGGACTGGCTGTTTGAACAGGGCCACATCGTCGCCAGCGCCAGCGGCATGATCGGCGCCCTCGTGCTTGGTTATCCCATCGTCGTTACTGGCATCAAAGATCTTCGTCGCGGTATTCTCAGCATCAACGAACTCGTTTCCATCGCCGTGCTCGCCGCCTTTGCTTCCGGCGATTACAAGACCGCCGGCGTCGTCGCATTCTTCATGTTGATGGGCGAAATCATCGAAACCCGCACCGCTGAAGGCGCGCGCGCGTCCATCGAATCGCTCATCAAACTCACACCCACCAAGGCGCGCCGCATCAAGGGCAGCCACGAAGAAGAAGTCGCCGCGAGCGAATTGGTGGTGGGCGACGTCATCCGCATCCGGCCCGGCGACAATGTCGCGGCGGACGGCGTGATTGTGAACGGTCAAGGCTCGTTTAACCAGGCCACCATCACCGGTGAATCACTGCCCGTGGATAAAAAACCGGGCGACGACGTTTTTGCCGGCACGCAAAACCTGACCGGCGTTCTGGAAATCCGCGTCACGCGCGCCGGACAGGACACCACCCTGGGTCGTGTGCGCGAACTGATTCTGGCAGCGGAAAAAACCAAGCTGCCGATCATGAAGATCGTGGACCAATACATGAGCTTCTACACGCCGCTCGTGCTGGTCATCGGCGCGCTGGTATGGGCCTTCACCAATGATTTGAACCGCGTCATCGCCGTGCTCGTCGTCTCCTGCCCGTGCGCGTTCATTCTGGCGACTCCTACTGCGATGGTCGCTGCGTTGTCGGCTGCAGCGCGTCTCGGCATTTTGATCAAGAACGTCAGCGACATCGAGGCAGCCGCCAAGATCAATGCTTTCGTCATCGACAAGACCGGCACCCTCACCACCGGCAAGCTCGCCGTCAGCCGGCTGGCCCCGCTCGGCGATACTCCACCCGCCGAATTGCTGCGACTCGCGGCCACGGCGGAAAAGTACAGCAACCATCCCACCGCCAAGGCGCTGGCGGAATTGGCGCAAGAAGCCGGTGTGCCGCTCGTCGAGCCGAAGAATTTTTCCGAAACCGCCGGTCGGGGCATCAAAGCGGATGTCGATGGCGCCAACGTCATCGTTGGCCGCGCTCAATGGCTCAAGGACAACGGCGTGACCGAGGACTTCATGAAGTCGGTCGATCTGAACGAGACGGAAGGGTTCAGCCTGATTTTCGTCGCGCGCAACGGCAAGTGCGTCGGTTGGATTGGCCTGCAAGATCAGACCCGAAGCGAAGCCCGCGAAGCGCTGGTCGAACTCAAGGAAAGCGGCGTGCGGCGCATCGCCATGATTTCCGGCGACCGCCAGCCAGTAGCTGCCCGCGTGGCGCGCGAAATCGGTTGCGAAGAAGTGGTGGGCGATTGTCTCCCGCAGAACAAAGTGGAATTCGTCCGCGCGACGAAGGCCAAGGGTTATCGCGTCGCCGTCGTCGGCGATGGCGTGAACGACGCTCCGGCGCTGGCGGCGGGCGACATCGGCATCGCGATGGGCGCCGCCGGCAGTGAAGTGGCGATTCATAGCGCCACGATTGCGCTCATGAACAATGACCTTCGACGGCTGCCATTTTTGATCAAGCTGTCGCGCAGCACTCGAGCGGTCATCAACCAGAACTTTTTGTTCGGCGTGTTCTTTATCATCGGCGGTTTGACGCTGACCGCCTTTGGCTACATCGGACCGATTATCGCCGCTATCCTGCACAATGCCGGGTCGCTGATCGTCATTTTCAACAGCGCCCGCCTCGTGCGCAAAGGCGAGGAACTGGAACATTACCAACCAGCGCCGACCGAGCCGACTGACCGAGGCAACAAACATGAAGCCGCCGGCCAGTTGACGCCAAAGATGGCGTGA
- a CDS encoding ABC transporter ATP-binding protein, translating into MPVAELNHQSQIGNQKSTEVVVSVRGLTKIFKDFWNRPKARAVDNVDFEVRRGEVFGLLGPNGSGKSTTVKMLLGLLYPTKGHIEVFGHSPRHVATKARIGYLPEESYLYRYLNSRETLDFFGNLFSLSGRERDQRAEQLLDMVGLSQTRTRAVGEFSKGMQRRIGLAQALINDPDLVILDEPTSGLDPIGCREVKDLIVALARRGKTVILSSHLLSDVEDVCDRVVIYYGGRIQAMGTLKELLATPDAIRITTPVLPRETMERVLEVIRKDVGEQKVKIDNPTQNLESYFLDVVQKARRAMEETSGATSGHRVAAYLRGETEAKPSTDKILERLTLPQTVPSPSQEQSPKLPAQAEVDEAKLAALTQSAEPVKASAETAKQTSDDELRKANEKLAGLLGERKK; encoded by the coding sequence ATGCCCGTCGCCGAATTAAATCATCAATCGCAAATCGGAAATCAAAAATCCACTGAGGTCGTCGTCTCTGTTCGCGGTCTGACCAAAATCTTCAAGGATTTCTGGAATCGGCCCAAGGCGCGCGCGGTCGATAATGTTGATTTTGAAGTCCGGCGTGGCGAGGTCTTCGGTCTGCTCGGACCAAACGGCTCCGGCAAGTCCACGACCGTAAAGATGCTGCTAGGTTTGCTTTATCCGACCAAAGGGCACATCGAAGTTTTTGGCCATTCGCCGCGGCACGTCGCCACCAAGGCGCGCATCGGTTATCTCCCCGAGGAATCGTATCTCTACCGCTACCTCAACTCGCGCGAGACGCTTGATTTTTTTGGAAATCTCTTTTCCCTTTCGGGACGCGAGCGCGATCAACGCGCAGAGCAGTTGCTGGACATGGTGGGCTTGAGCCAGACGCGTACGCGAGCCGTGGGCGAGTTCTCCAAAGGCATGCAACGCCGCATCGGCCTGGCGCAGGCGCTCATCAACGATCCCGACCTCGTGATTCTCGACGAACCGACGTCCGGCCTCGACCCCATTGGCTGTCGCGAAGTGAAGGATTTGATCGTGGCGCTGGCGCGCCGCGGTAAAACGGTGATCCTGAGCAGTCATTTGCTGTCGGACGTGGAGGACGTGTGCGACCGCGTAGTGATTTATTATGGCGGAAGAATCCAGGCGATGGGCACGTTGAAGGAGTTGCTCGCCACGCCCGACGCCATCCGAATCACGACACCGGTGCTGCCGCGCGAGACGATGGAACGTGTGTTGGAGGTCATCCGTAAGGACGTGGGTGAACAAAAAGTCAAAATCGATAACCCGACACAAAATCTGGAGAGCTACTTTCTCGATGTGGTGCAGAAAGCCCGGCGGGCGATGGAAGAAACGTCCGGCGCCACCTCCGGTCATCGCGTCGCGGCGTATCTGCGCGGCGAAACGGAAGCCAAACCTTCCACCGACAAAATCCTGGAACGCCTCACGTTGCCGCAAACCGTGCCGTCTCCGTCGCAAGAGCAATCTCCGAAACTTCCGGCACAGGCGGAAGTAGATGAAGCGAAACTCGCAGCGTTGACTCAATCTGCAGAACCAGTCAAAGCCAGTGCTGAAACTGCGAAACAGACGAGTGATGACGAGTTACGCAAGGCAAATGAGAAGTTGGCGGGATTATTGGGCGAACGAAAGAAGTAG
- a CDS encoding ABC transporter permease — protein sequence MMQQIFAIAVLTWKAAFRFKLFIVLAVLLLAAVVGLPILIKDDGTARGFTQILLTYTLTAITAFLGLSTLWLACGTLARDIEECQIQMVVVKPIARWQIWLGKWLGIMSLNASLLALAGGSVYGLLQWRATRLPPDQQAVLRNEVLVARASVKEESLDKYIETQTDQLLQERLKKNPLSSADVLEVRKQIREQVKAQFQVVPPGGYRPWQINLGLAKNYLRDQPLYLRVKFNAADKSPSGTFTALWQAGVPESQHLWRDQMSLAPETFHEFQIPPNLFDEKGVLTIFFLNPNDTALLFPLDDGMEVLYRQGGFGLNYVRGLGIILCWMALLATLGLASATFLSFPVAAFLSLGILTLVFSSGTISGAVSEGTLMGYDSEAGAPAHTAVDVVAIPVFRALLKLINLAKDFSPIDSLSTGRCITWGQLGQAGAQIILLLCGLLGLIGIFIFNRRELATAQGTQ from the coding sequence ATGATGCAACAAATCTTTGCCATCGCCGTCCTGACTTGGAAGGCCGCGTTCCGTTTCAAGCTGTTCATTGTGTTGGCGGTGTTGTTGTTGGCGGCGGTGGTGGGTTTGCCGATTCTGATCAAGGATGACGGCACGGCGCGCGGGTTCACACAAATTCTGCTCACGTACACATTGACGGCCATCACCGCCTTCCTTGGATTATCGACGCTCTGGCTGGCGTGCGGCACGCTCGCCCGGGACATCGAGGAGTGTCAGATTCAGATGGTCGTCGTCAAACCGATTGCGCGCTGGCAAATCTGGCTGGGCAAATGGCTCGGCATCATGTCGCTCAACGCGTCGCTGCTGGCTTTGGCGGGCGGCAGCGTTTACGGGCTTCTGCAATGGCGCGCGACCCGGTTGCCGCCGGATCAGCAGGCCGTATTGCGAAACGAAGTGCTCGTGGCGCGAGCGTCGGTCAAGGAGGAAAGTCTGGACAAATACATCGAAACGCAAACCGACCAGTTGCTGCAGGAGCGGTTGAAAAAGAATCCGCTGTCGAGCGCAGACGTGCTGGAGGTCCGAAAGCAAATTCGCGAGCAGGTCAAGGCGCAGTTTCAAGTTGTGCCACCCGGCGGTTATCGTCCGTGGCAGATCAATCTGGGGCTGGCCAAGAATTATTTGCGGGATCAACCGCTTTACCTGCGCGTGAAGTTCAATGCCGCGGACAAGAGTCCATCCGGCACGTTCACGGCGCTCTGGCAGGCGGGCGTGCCAGAAAGCCAGCACTTGTGGCGCGACCAGATGAGCCTGGCGCCGGAGACATTTCATGAATTCCAGATCCCGCCGAATCTTTTCGATGAGAAGGGCGTGCTGACAATTTTTTTCCTGAATCCAAACGATACGGCCCTATTGTTTCCGCTCGATGACGGAATGGAGGTGCTTTATCGCCAGGGCGGCTTTGGCCTCAACTACGTTCGCGGGTTGGGAATCATTCTCTGTTGGATGGCGTTGCTGGCCACGTTGGGGCTGGCCTCGGCGACCTTTCTTTCCTTTCCGGTGGCCGCATTTTTATCGTTGGGAATCCTGACGCTGGTATTTTCGAGCGGTACGATCTCCGGCGCTGTTTCGGAAGGCACATTGATGGGTTATGATTCAGAGGCCGGCGCGCCGGCGCATACCGCAGTGGACGTGGTGGCCATCCCGGTTTTTCGGGCGTTGCTCAAGTTGATTAATCTGGCCAAGGATTTTTCGCCCATCGATTCGTTGAGCACCGGGCGCTGCATCACCTGGGGACAACTCGGCCAGGCTGGCGCACAAATTATCTTGTTGCTGTGTGGACTGTTGGGACTGATCGGGATTTTCATATTCAACCGGCGCGAACTGGCCACCGCGCAAGGAACGCAATGA